Proteins encoded within one genomic window of Candidatus Neomarinimicrobiota bacterium:
- the bamD gene encoding outer membrane protein assembly factor BamD, producing MIERLRYIFPLFAVLLVSCAKDEIDLSKDDIDERYEKAMELLEKRKYYRAQEHFQYVLLRGRHTEIGDDAQFYLGEAYFHNEEYESAISEYDKLVRQMTFSPHVRLARYRICQSYEKSSPKFYFDQGATDRAIQKYQEFIEDFPDSEYRDNATATIREMRNKLSQKMYESAILYVKMEEYDAAVNYLEGLLELYFDTDFSDKARFLIVDTLIVAGKFKESETFLKDNTGRFIDQTLLEDAKKLIDKHRQEEGKKL from the coding sequence ATGATTGAGAGGCTCAGATATATTTTCCCACTGTTTGCGGTTTTGTTGGTCAGCTGTGCCAAGGATGAGATCGATCTCAGCAAAGATGATATTGATGAGCGATATGAAAAGGCCATGGAACTGTTGGAGAAACGGAAATACTACCGTGCCCAAGAGCATTTCCAGTATGTCCTTTTGCGGGGTAGACATACAGAAATCGGTGACGATGCCCAGTTCTATCTGGGTGAGGCTTATTTCCACAATGAAGAATACGAGAGCGCTATCAGCGAATATGATAAGCTGGTTCGTCAGATGACATTCAGTCCACACGTCAGGCTTGCTCGTTACCGCATCTGCCAGAGTTATGAAAAAAGTTCTCCAAAGTTCTATTTCGATCAGGGTGCCACAGACAGGGCGATACAGAAATATCAGGAATTCATCGAGGACTTTCCCGATTCAGAGTATCGTGATAATGCCACTGCCACCATCCGGGAGATGCGAAACAAACTGTCTCAAAAGATGTACGAGTCCGCTATTCTCTATGTGAAGATGGAAGAGTATGACGCCGCCGTAAATTACCTGGAGGGTCTTTTGGAGCTTTATTTTGACACAGATTTTTCTGACAAGGCACGGTTCCTGATTGTGGACACACTCATCGTAGCCGGTAAGTTTAAGGAATCAGAAACGTTCCTGAAGGACAACACCGGGAGGTTCATTGATCAGACCTTGCTTGAGGATGCGAAAAAATTGATTGACAAACACCGGCAAGAGGAAGGAAAGAAATTGTGA
- a CDS encoding nicotinate-nucleotide adenylyltransferase — protein sequence MVKLCLFGGTFDPPHVGHLIIAETIQESEKFDRIVFVPASNPPHKKRSISPIEDRLEMLRLTLVNNDHFDVSNIEIERGGVSYTVETVKETKGKFNLNSEGIYFLIGSDSLLDFHSWMEYESILNECTVIVALRPGFRPSRIDPKILSQIRFANIPQIEVSSSQIRHRVKSGLTIRYMVPDSVWDFINKKGMYL from the coding sequence ATTGTGAAGCTTTGCCTTTTCGGAGGAACCTTTGATCCGCCCCATGTGGGTCATCTTATCATTGCAGAGACCATTCAGGAATCTGAGAAGTTCGATCGAATTGTTTTTGTGCCAGCCTCCAATCCACCTCACAAGAAAAGAAGCATTTCGCCTATCGAGGACCGTTTGGAAATGCTTCGCCTGACTTTGGTGAATAATGACCATTTTGATGTGTCCAATATCGAAATAGAGCGGGGCGGTGTTTCGTATACGGTGGAGACCGTAAAGGAGACAAAGGGAAAGTTTAACCTCAATTCAGAGGGTATCTACTTTCTTATAGGTAGCGATTCCCTTTTGGACTTTCATAGCTGGATGGAATATGAATCAATCCTGAATGAATGCACAGTTATCGTTGCCCTTCGCCCGGGGTTTCGCCCTAGCAGGATTGATCCAAAGATTTTGTCTCAAATTAGGTTCGCAAATATTCCGCAAATTGAAGTCTCCTCCTCCCAGATACGACATCGAGTGAAGAGTGGATTGACCATTCGATACATGGTTCCAGACTCTGTCTGGGATTTTATCAATAAAAAAGGGATGTACCTCTGA